Proteins found in one Oreochromis niloticus isolate F11D_XX linkage group LG22, O_niloticus_UMD_NMBU, whole genome shotgun sequence genomic segment:
- the LOC109196397 gene encoding golgin subfamily A member 6-like protein 22: MKQGRSRRGLASASPYSTVKSELINLREEFQIIQAENVKLREEAEKSRGEAKNSKFETEVVLQELLHVGLKLKGEKMEKQRAENENENIKKELLEAEKALEEEKTTAQEAKNKYQTAKEAENVMQELQEVQKDFEEEKRKMQLATQEAENVMAEAEIVRKKLLHVKQQLEEEKKRKHEAENEIENMKKELLEVQKALEEEKMKIQEAKKEMENTKSYTQNMKKKLLETQEAIEKETRGKWEAKQESETLKKELMKVQEELAEEKIEVKVFKKEMTGSARTKKDCKDALKEIRKHKKEAKELLKQKVKVAKQELKEKFKDAEEQLNKTLKELKAKEKEKKAEETRGFWSRLLRKN; the protein is encoded by the coding sequence ATGAAACAAGGGAGATCGAGAAGAGGATTGGCGAGTGCTTCACCATACAGTACAGTGAAGTCTGAGCTGATTAACCTACGAGAGGAATTTCAAATAATACAGgctgaaaatgtcaaattaagAGAAGAGGCAGAAAAATCAAGAGGAGAAGCTAAAAATTCAAAGTTTGAAACTGAAGTAGTATTGCAGGAATTACTGCATGTGGGTCTAAAACTTAAAGGAgagaagatggaaaaacaacgggcagaaaatgagaatgaaaatataaagaaagaacTGTTGGAAGCTGAAAAAGcattggaggaagagaaaaccacagcacaagaagccaaaaataaatatcaaaccGCAAAGGAGGCAGAAAACGTGATGCAGGAATTACAGGAGGTGCAGAAAGATTTtgaagaggaaaagaggaaaatgcAGTTGGCAACACAAGAAGCTGAAAATGTAATGGCTGAAGCTGAAATAGTAAGGAAGAAATTACTGCATGTAAAGCAACAActtgaagaggagaaaaaacgtAAACATgaggcagaaaatgagattgaaAATATGAAGAAAGAATTGTTGGAAGTTCAAAAAGcattggaggaagagaaaatgaaaatacaggaagcaaagaaagaaatggaaaatacaaagagttacactcaaaacatgaagaagaagttGCTGGAAACACAGGAAGCAATAGAAAAAGAGACACGTGGAAAATGGGAGGCAAAACAGGAAAGTGAAACTCTGAAGAAGGAACTGATGAAAGTGCAAGAAGAACTTGCAGAAGAGAAAATTGAGGTGAAGGTATTCAAGAAAGAAATGACAGGCTCTGCGAGGACCAAGAAAGACTGCAAAGATGCACTTAAAGAAATACGAAAGCACAAAAAGGAAGCTAAAGAGCTCCTCAAACAGAAAGTGAAAGTGGCCAAACAGGAGCTGAAAGAAAAATTTAAAGACGCCGAGGAGCAGCTAAACAAAACGTTGAAAGAGctgaaggcaaaagaaaaagaaaagaaagccgaGGAGACGAGGGGATTCTGGAGCAGACTGCTGAGAAAGAACTGA
- the LOC100692342 gene encoding lactose-binding lectin l-2 isoform X1, which produces MILLLFLFGLALGAPSESPSDDTEVKLQLDNQRFKLLRGNCPPFWWYFNNRCYKYVATPMSWANAEFHCLSQGANLVSIHTSDEESFVRSLIGNSDPTQAPTWIGLSDIHMEGRWMWSDGSVVHYSNWLAGEPNNLEKNEHCVLNNFGPVKKWNDEPCSRGYPSVCVKRNACV; this is translated from the exons ATGATCTTGCTCCTCTTCTTGTTCGGTCTGGCTCTGGGTGCTCCATCTGAGTCTCCTTCTGATGACACTGAAGTGAAGCTCCAACTTG ATAACCAGCGATTCAAGCTACTGCGTGGAAACTGTCCCCCATTCTGGTGGTACTTCAACAACCGTTGCTATAAGTATGTAGCTACACCAATGAGCTGGGCTAATGCAGAGTTCCACTGTTTGTCACAGGGAGCTAACCTGGTGTCCATCCACACCAGTGATGAAGAGAGTTTTGTCAGATCCCTGATCGGGAACTCTGACCCTACTCAGGCACCCACCTGGATTGGACTCAGTGACATCCACATGGAGGGCAGATGGATGTGGTCTGATGGCTCTGTGGTGCATTATTCTAACTGGCTTGCAGGCGAGCCAAACAACCTGGAAAAAAACGAACACTGTGTGCTAAACAACTTTGGTCCTGTTAAGAAGTGGAATGACGAACCATGCTCTCGTGGTTATCCCTCTGTTTGTGTAAAACGCAATGCCTGTGTTTAG
- the LOC100692342 gene encoding lactose-binding lectin l-2 isoform X2, with translation MILLLFLFGLALGAPSESPSDDTEVKLQLDNQRFKLLRGNCPPFWWYFNNRCYNDEESFVRSLIGNSDPTQAPTWIGLSDIHMEGRWMWSDGSVVHYSNWLAGEPNNLEKNEHCVLNNFGPVKKWNDEPCSRGYPSVCVKRNACV, from the exons ATGATCTTGCTCCTCTTCTTGTTCGGTCTGGCTCTGGGTGCTCCATCTGAGTCTCCTTCTGATGACACTGAAGTGAAGCTCCAACTTG ATAACCAGCGATTCAAGCTACTGCGTGGAAACTGTCCCCCATTCTGGTGGTACTTCAACAACCGTTGCTATAA TGATGAAGAGAGTTTTGTCAGATCCCTGATCGGGAACTCTGACCCTACTCAGGCACCCACCTGGATTGGACTCAGTGACATCCACATGGAGGGCAGATGGATGTGGTCTGATGGCTCTGTGGTGCATTATTCTAACTGGCTTGCAGGCGAGCCAAACAACCTGGAAAAAAACGAACACTGTGTGCTAAACAACTTTGGTCCTGTTAAGAAGTGGAATGACGAACCATGCTCTCGTGGTTATCCCTCTGTTTGTGTAAAACGCAATGCCTGTGTTTAG